A single region of the Sorghum bicolor cultivar BTx623 chromosome 9, Sorghum_bicolor_NCBIv3, whole genome shotgun sequence genome encodes:
- the LOC8068149 gene encoding uncharacterized protein LOC8068149, with the protein MALSAPIRISLIVSFFGILSFILGVIAENKKPASGTPIPGKDVVICKFPSDPTLAMGSLSIVALVVAAIVGHVAIFFPYSDKSVPRGALFQSTSLTVFFVVAELVSALAFAMLLWATITEGLHRSKNIHHDMNYQCPTAKTGLFGGAAFLALDAALFWLVCQMLALNARADYLDEDDNKGEYGQVYADEVDGSKV; encoded by the exons ATGGCTCTGTCTGCGCCTATACGGATTTCTCTCATCGTCTCGTTCTTTGGGATTCTGTCGTTCATACTTGGTGTCATCGCCGAAAACAAAAAG CCTGCTTCTGGAACTCCTATCCCAGGAAAGGATGTGGTCATCTGCAAGTTTCCAAGTGATCCAACTCTTGCAATGGGAAGCCTGTCCATTGTGGCACTTGTTGTAGCTGCCATTGTAGGCCATGTTGCTATCTTTTTCCCATACTCGGACAAGTCAGTTCCTCGCGGAGCACTGTTTCAAAGCACCAGCTTGACAGTGTTCTTTGTTGTTGCTGA GCTCGTCTCAGCCCTGGCTTTTGCAATGTTGTTGTGGGCAACTATCACTGAGGGACTTCACCGCAGCAAGAACATCCACCACGACATGAATTACCAGTGCCCTACTGCAAAGACCGGCCTGTTTGGTGGTGCTGCTTTCCTTGCCCTTGACGCTGCTCTCTTCTGGCTTGTTTGCCAGATGCTGGCCCTCAATGCAAGGGCTGACTACCTGGACGAGGATGACAACAAGGGCGAATATGGCCAGGTTTATGCCGATGAAGTCGATGGCTCGAAGGTCTGA